The region AGAGGGTCATATCCAAATTTCCCGAAAGGATGGCAACGACACAGTCGCCTTATTGTCATCCAAAGCGCTTGCGGCCACGCATAATTGGCAAACGCAACATGAGCATAATGAGAACA is a window of Deltaproteobacteria bacterium RIFCSPHIGHO2_02_FULL_44_16 DNA encoding:
- a CDS encoding membrane protein insertion efficiency factor YidD, with product MKILCLAFIRFYQIFLSPFLGRSCRYVPSCSHYAHVAFANYAWPQALWMTIRRLCRCHPFGKFGYDPLHTSQGDFR